In Stenotrophomonas sp. ESTM1D_MKCIP4_1, a single genomic region encodes these proteins:
- the rbfA gene encoding 30S ribosome-binding factor RbfA, with protein MPKTFHRTDRVSAQLRRELGTLVHNAVREHGLPSVSVSDVEITRDMAHAKVFVTALMPERSAEAVAGLKELGYRLRMDLARAMKLRHVPELHFHYDDSVDRGEHIDNLLRDLPDTLAAEKRRESDEE; from the coding sequence GTGCCCAAGACTTTCCATCGAACCGACCGTGTCTCCGCCCAGCTGCGCCGTGAACTCGGCACCCTGGTGCACAACGCCGTGCGCGAGCACGGGTTGCCCTCGGTGAGCGTGTCCGACGTGGAAATCACCCGTGACATGGCCCACGCCAAGGTGTTCGTCACCGCGCTCATGCCGGAACGTTCGGCCGAAGCCGTGGCCGGCCTGAAGGAACTGGGCTACCGCCTGCGCATGGACCTGGCCCGTGCCATGAAGCTGCGTCATGTGCCGGAGCTGCATTTCCACTACGACGACTCGGTCGACCGTGGTGAGCACATCGACAACCTCCTGCGCGACCTGCCCGATACGCTGGCTGCGGAGAAGCGTCGCGAGAGCGACGAAGAATAA
- a CDS encoding PepSY-associated TM helix domain-containing protein, with translation MKFSSQTLRTFTTLHTWVGLVAGFGLFVAFYAGALTLFHHDLPMWQTPGAASVLPAGLDDAQYLLDDVLAKHPEARRHVGMTFPGADHPQPLAYWQAADGSWRYAWPGQTAGSATPPQAGLAELVNELHYSLGLPVAGIYVMGIVSLLYGMALLSGLVIHLPKLLGDLFALRPGRNLKQMWQDAHNMIGVLSLPFHLMFAVTGALLCLVFIQIALLNPLIFEGKAMQVVPAAMDTAPVREASGVPSAPGSLRELHARALDVARAQGVSDFEPAYLKLANGNDANATIEITGESSGTLGPLGSVALDVASGRVLASQLPGHRDANHATLSAAYALHFGEFGNGVVVWLYFLLGLGGAFLFYSGNLLWIESRRKRRQPQQPRSGVNMARATVGVCIGLCVAISVAFVTALVLERVAPAAVDHGIRWACFGTWAACALWAALRRPAQAARELLWAAAISTALVPVMHGALNGDWPWLSAARGLWPLFWIDMVALAMAFGFARLAVASQRRARDGDPNSVWAD, from the coding sequence ATGAAATTCAGTTCGCAGACCCTGCGTACCTTCACCACCCTGCACACCTGGGTCGGCCTGGTGGCCGGCTTCGGCCTGTTCGTGGCGTTCTATGCCGGTGCCCTGACCCTGTTCCACCACGATCTGCCGATGTGGCAGACACCGGGGGCGGCCAGCGTGCTGCCGGCCGGGCTGGATGATGCGCAGTACCTGCTGGACGACGTGCTGGCCAAGCACCCGGAAGCTCGCCGCCATGTCGGCATGACCTTCCCGGGCGCCGATCACCCACAGCCGCTGGCCTACTGGCAGGCGGCCGACGGCAGCTGGCGCTATGCCTGGCCCGGACAGACCGCCGGCAGTGCGACGCCGCCCCAGGCGGGCCTGGCCGAGCTGGTCAACGAGCTGCATTACAGCCTGGGCCTGCCGGTGGCGGGCATCTACGTGATGGGCATCGTCAGCCTGCTGTACGGCATGGCCCTGCTCAGCGGCCTGGTCATCCACCTGCCCAAGCTGCTGGGTGATCTGTTCGCGCTGCGCCCGGGCCGCAACCTCAAGCAGATGTGGCAGGACGCGCACAACATGATCGGCGTGCTCAGCCTGCCGTTCCATCTGATGTTCGCCGTGACCGGCGCCCTGCTCTGCCTGGTCTTCATCCAGATCGCCCTGCTCAACCCGCTCATCTTCGAGGGCAAGGCCATGCAGGTCGTGCCGGCGGCGATGGATACCGCGCCGGTGCGCGAGGCCAGCGGCGTGCCCAGCGCACCGGGCAGCCTGCGCGAACTGCATGCGCGCGCCCTGGATGTAGCCCGCGCGCAGGGCGTGAGCGACTTCGAGCCGGCGTACCTGAAGCTGGCCAATGGCAACGATGCCAACGCCACCATCGAGATCACCGGTGAATCCAGCGGCACCCTGGGCCCGCTCGGCTCGGTCGCACTGGATGTGGCCAGTGGCCGCGTGCTGGCCAGCCAGCTGCCCGGCCATCGCGATGCCAACCACGCCACGCTGAGTGCGGCCTATGCCCTGCACTTCGGCGAGTTCGGCAACGGCGTGGTGGTCTGGCTGTACTTCCTGCTGGGGCTGGGCGGCGCCTTCCTGTTCTACTCGGGCAACCTGCTGTGGATCGAATCGCGGCGCAAGCGGCGGCAACCGCAGCAGCCGCGTTCGGGGGTGAACATGGCACGGGCCACGGTGGGCGTGTGCATCGGCCTGTGCGTGGCGATCTCGGTGGCCTTCGTCACCGCACTGGTGCTGGAACGCGTGGCCCCGGCCGCAGTGGACCACGGCATCCGCTGGGCGTGCTTCGGCACGTGGGCGGCGTGCGCGCTGTGGGCCGCCCTGCGCCGCCCCGCGCAGGCGGCGCGCGAACTGCTCTGGGCCGCGGCCATCAGCACCGCCCTGGTGCCGGTGATGCACGGCGCGCTCAACGGCGACTGGCCGTGGCTGTCCGCCGCGCGCGGGCTGTGGCCGCTGTTCTGGATCGACATGGTCGCCCTGGCCATGGCCTTCGGCTTCGCCCGGCTGGCGGTGGCCAGCCAGCGCCGCGCCCGCGATGGCGACCCAAACAGCGTGTGGGCCGATTGA
- the thrS gene encoding threonine--tRNA ligase: protein MINITLPDGSRREFENPVSVMDVAQSIGAGLAKATIAGSVDGVLVDASDIIDKDASLRIITAKDEEGVEIIRHSCAHLVGHAVKQLYPDVKMVIGPVIAEGFYYDIYSERPFTPDDMAAIEKRMGELIAQDYDVIKKMTPRAEVIEIFKARGEDYKLRLIEDMSDDIQAMGMYYHQEYVDMCRGPHVPNTRFLKAFKLTRISGAYWRGDAQNEQLQRIYGTAWADKKQLEAYIKRIEEAEMRDHRRIGKQQDLFHLQEEAPGLVFWHPKGWALWQVVEQYMRKVYQKSGYGEVRCPQILDVSLWKKSGHWDNYQDNMFFTESEKRTYAVKPMNCPGHVQVFNQGLHSYRDLPIRYGEFGSCHRNEPSGALHGILRVRGFTQDDGHVFCTESQIESEVTAFHQQALAVYQHFGFDEIQIKIALRPESRLGDDATWDKAEGALRSALSNCGVEWQELPGEGAFYGPKIEYHLKDAIGRTWQLGTMQVDFMMPGRLGAEYVDENSQKQHPVMLHRAIVGSMERFLGILIEHHAGQFPAWLAPTQVVVANITDAQAEYVSGVTKTLAEQGFRVSSDLRNEKIGYKIREHTLQRVPYLLVIGDREKENGAVAVRTRSGEDLGSMSLQAFIERLHAEGA, encoded by the coding sequence ATGATCAACATCACCCTTCCCGACGGCAGCCGCCGCGAATTTGAAAACCCCGTCAGCGTCATGGACGTTGCCCAGTCGATCGGCGCAGGCCTGGCCAAGGCCACCATCGCCGGTTCGGTCGATGGCGTGCTGGTCGATGCCAGCGACATCATCGACAAGGACGCCAGCCTGCGCATCATCACGGCCAAGGACGAGGAGGGCGTGGAGATCATCCGCCACTCCTGCGCCCACCTGGTCGGCCACGCCGTCAAGCAGCTGTACCCGGACGTGAAGATGGTGATCGGCCCGGTCATCGCCGAGGGTTTCTACTACGACATCTACTCCGAGCGCCCGTTCACGCCGGACGACATGGCCGCCATCGAGAAGCGCATGGGCGAACTGATCGCCCAGGATTACGACGTCATCAAGAAGATGACGCCGCGCGCTGAAGTGATCGAGATCTTCAAGGCCCGCGGTGAGGACTACAAGCTGCGCCTGATCGAGGACATGTCCGACGACATCCAGGCCATGGGCATGTATTACCACCAGGAATACGTGGACATGTGCCGCGGCCCGCACGTGCCGAACACGCGCTTCCTGAAGGCCTTCAAGCTGACCCGCATTTCCGGCGCCTACTGGCGCGGCGATGCGCAGAACGAGCAGCTGCAGCGCATCTACGGCACCGCCTGGGCCGACAAGAAGCAGCTCGAGGCGTACATCAAGCGCATCGAAGAAGCCGAAATGCGCGACCACCGCCGCATCGGCAAGCAGCAGGACCTGTTCCACCTGCAGGAAGAGGCCCCGGGCCTGGTGTTCTGGCACCCCAAGGGCTGGGCGCTGTGGCAGGTGGTCGAGCAGTACATGCGCAAGGTCTACCAGAAGAGCGGCTATGGCGAAGTGCGCTGCCCGCAGATCCTGGACGTGAGCCTGTGGAAGAAGTCCGGCCACTGGGACAACTACCAGGACAACATGTTCTTCACCGAATCGGAGAAGCGCACCTACGCGGTCAAGCCGATGAACTGCCCGGGCCACGTGCAGGTGTTCAACCAGGGCCTGCACAGCTACCGCGACCTGCCGATCCGCTACGGTGAGTTCGGTTCCTGCCACCGCAACGAGCCGTCCGGCGCGCTGCACGGCATCCTGCGCGTGCGTGGCTTCACCCAGGACGACGGGCATGTGTTCTGCACCGAAAGCCAGATCGAATCGGAAGTGACCGCGTTCCACCAGCAGGCGCTGGCGGTCTACCAGCACTTCGGCTTCGACGAGATCCAGATCAAGATCGCCCTGCGCCCGGAATCGCGCCTGGGTGACGATGCCACCTGGGACAAGGCCGAGGGCGCGCTGCGTTCGGCGCTGTCCAACTGCGGCGTGGAATGGCAGGAGCTGCCGGGCGAGGGTGCCTTCTACGGCCCCAAGATCGAGTACCACCTGAAGGATGCCATCGGCCGTACCTGGCAGCTGGGCACCATGCAGGTCGATTTCATGATGCCGGGCCGCCTGGGCGCCGAGTATGTGGACGAAAACAGCCAGAAGCAGCACCCGGTCATGCTGCACCGGGCCATCGTCGGCTCGATGGAGCGCTTCCTGGGCATCCTCATCGAGCACCACGCCGGCCAGTTCCCGGCCTGGCTGGCGCCGACGCAGGTGGTGGTGGCCAACATCACCGACGCCCAGGCTGAATACGTTTCCGGCGTGACCAAAACCCTTGCGGAGCAAGGCTTCCGCGTCAGCTCGGATTTGCGTAACGAGAAGATCGGCTATAAAATCCGCGAGCATACGTTGCAGCGCGTGCCTTACCTGCTGGTCATCGGTGACCGCGAGAAGGAAAACGGGGCTGTAGCGGTGCGTACGCGTTCTGGCGAAGATCTGGGCAGCATGAGCCTGCAGGCCTTCATCGAGCGGCTCCACGCCGAGGGCGCGTAA
- the pnp gene encoding polyribonucleotide nucleotidyltransferase, with the protein MAKITKTFQYGKHTVTLETGEVARQASGAVIVKMDDTVLLVTAVAAKSAREGQDFFPLTVDYQEKFYAGGRIPGGFFKREGRATEKETLISRLIDRPIRPLFPEDYKNEVQIIATVMSLNPDVDGDIAALIGASAALSLAGTPFMGPIGAAKVGYKNGEYILNPTVSELADSQLELVVAGTSNAVLMVESEAALLSEEVMLGAVTFGHREMQKVINAINELTVEAGTKPSTWEAPAKNDVLISALKEAIGPRLGEAFQVRDKLQRRDAISAIKKDVVETLAGRVAAEGWNPAELSKEFGELEYRTMRDSVLDTKVRIDGRALDTVRPIAVKTGVLPRTHGSSLFTRGETQAIVTITLGTARDGQVIDAVAGEYKENFLFHYNFPPFSVGECGRMMGPKRREIGHGRLAKRGVLAVMPSLESFPYTIRVVSEITESNGSSSMASVCGSSLALMDAGVPVKAPVAGIAMGLVKEGDRFVVLSDILGDEDHLGDMDFKVAGTAEGISALQMDIKIEGITEEIMKQALQQAKAGRLHILGEMAHGLTAPREELSDYAPRLLTIKIHPDKIREVIGKGGSTIQAITKETGTQIDIQDDGTIVIASVNAIAAQAAKARIEQITSDVEPGRIYEGKVAKIMDFGAFVTILPGKDGLVHVSQISSERVEKVGDKLKEGDVVKVKVLEVDKQGRIRLSMKAVEEGEGASAE; encoded by the coding sequence GTGGCAAAAATCACCAAAACCTTCCAGTACGGCAAACACACCGTCACGCTTGAGACCGGCGAAGTCGCCCGCCAGGCCAGCGGTGCCGTCATCGTCAAGATGGACGACACCGTACTGCTGGTCACCGCCGTCGCCGCCAAGAGCGCGCGCGAAGGCCAGGACTTCTTCCCGCTGACCGTCGATTATCAGGAAAAGTTCTACGCCGGCGGCCGTATCCCGGGTGGTTTCTTCAAGCGTGAAGGCCGTGCGACCGAGAAGGAAACCCTGATCTCGCGTCTGATCGACCGTCCGATCCGCCCGCTGTTCCCGGAAGACTACAAGAACGAAGTGCAGATCATCGCCACGGTCATGTCGCTGAATCCGGACGTGGACGGCGACATCGCTGCCCTGATCGGTGCCTCGGCTGCCCTGTCGCTGGCCGGCACCCCGTTCATGGGCCCGATCGGCGCTGCCAAGGTCGGCTACAAGAACGGCGAGTACATCCTGAACCCGACCGTCAGCGAACTGGCTGACTCGCAGCTGGAACTGGTCGTTGCCGGTACCTCCAATGCCGTGCTGATGGTCGAATCCGAAGCCGCGCTGCTGTCGGAAGAAGTGATGCTGGGCGCCGTGACCTTCGGTCACCGCGAAATGCAGAAGGTCATCAACGCGATCAACGAGCTGACCGTGGAAGCCGGCACCAAGCCGTCGACCTGGGAAGCCCCGGCCAAGAACGACGTGCTGATCAGCGCCCTGAAGGAAGCCATCGGCCCGCGCCTGGGCGAAGCCTTCCAGGTGCGCGACAAGCTGCAGCGCCGCGACGCCATCTCGGCGATCAAGAAGGACGTGGTCGAAACCCTGGCTGGCCGCGTGGCTGCCGAGGGCTGGAACCCGGCCGAGCTGTCGAAGGAATTCGGCGAGCTGGAATACCGCACCATGCGTGACTCGGTGCTGGACACCAAGGTCCGTATCGACGGCCGTGCGCTGGACACCGTCCGCCCGATCGCCGTGAAGACCGGCGTCCTGCCGCGTACCCACGGTTCCTCGCTGTTCACCCGCGGCGAAACCCAGGCCATCGTGACCATCACCCTGGGCACCGCCCGTGACGGCCAGGTCATCGACGCCGTTGCCGGTGAGTACAAGGAAAACTTCCTGTTCCACTACAACTTCCCCCCGTTCTCGGTGGGTGAGTGCGGCCGCATGATGGGCCCGAAGCGCCGCGAAATCGGCCACGGCCGCCTGGCCAAGCGCGGCGTGCTGGCTGTCATGCCGTCGCTGGAATCCTTCCCGTACACCATCCGCGTCGTCTCGGAAATCACCGAGTCGAACGGTTCCTCGTCGATGGCCTCGGTCTGCGGCTCGTCGCTGGCCCTGATGGACGCCGGCGTGCCGGTGAAGGCGCCGGTTGCCGGTATCGCCATGGGCCTGGTCAAGGAAGGCGATCGCTTCGTCGTCCTGTCCGACATCCTGGGTGACGAAGATCACCTGGGTGACATGGACTTCAAGGTGGCCGGTACCGCTGAGGGCATTTCCGCCCTGCAGATGGACATCAAGATCGAAGGCATCACCGAAGAGATCATGAAGCAGGCCCTGCAGCAGGCCAAGGCTGGCCGTCTGCACATCCTGGGTGAAATGGCCCACGGCCTGACCGCCCCGCGCGAAGAGCTGTCGGACTACGCGCCGCGCCTGCTGACCATCAAGATCCACCCGGACAAGATCCGCGAAGTGATCGGCAAGGGTGGCTCGACCATCCAGGCCATCACCAAGGAAACCGGCACCCAGATCGACATCCAGGACGACGGCACCATCGTCATCGCTTCGGTCAACGCCATCGCTGCCCAGGCCGCCAAGGCCCGCATCGAGCAGATCACCTCGGACGTCGAGCCGGGCCGCATCTACGAAGGCAAGGTCGCCAAGATCATGGACTTCGGTGCGTTCGTCACCATCCTGCCGGGCAAGGACGGTCTGGTCCACGTCTCGCAGATCTCCAGCGAGCGCGTCGAGAAGGTCGGGGACAAGCTGAAGGAAGGCGATGTGGTCAAGGTCAAGGTGCTGGAAGTCGACAAGCAGGGCCGTATCCGCCTGTCGATGAAGGCCGTGGAAGAAGGCGAAGGCGCCAGCGCCGAATAA
- the truB gene encoding tRNA pseudouridine(55) synthase TruB, translating to MTRIQFRRLDGILLLDKSTGMSSNAALQVARRLFRAEKGGHTGSLDPLATGLLPLCFGEATKIAGLLLGSAKAYDAEIRLGQTTDTDDSEGQVLQQRPVPAISAEALQAALAPLTGNILQRAPIYSALKQGGEPLYVKARRGEAIEAPERQVQVHAIEVLEQQPDRLHLRVTCGSGTYIRSLARDLGEALGCGAHISALRRLWVEPFRAPAMVTLDQLRAMVEAGDEAGMEALLLPLAAGLAEYPRVDLDAGQAHRFCVGQRQRDAAWPRGLVAVYGPDEAVQGLGQVDDSGLLAPQRRFNL from the coding sequence ATGACCCGAATTCAGTTCCGCCGCCTGGATGGCATCCTGCTGCTCGACAAGTCGACCGGCATGAGCTCCAACGCCGCCCTGCAGGTGGCCCGCCGCCTGTTCCGTGCCGAAAAGGGCGGCCATACCGGCAGTCTCGATCCGCTGGCCACCGGCCTGTTGCCGCTGTGCTTCGGCGAGGCGACCAAGATCGCCGGCCTGTTGCTGGGCTCGGCCAAGGCCTATGACGCCGAGATCCGGCTCGGCCAGACCACCGACACCGACGATTCCGAAGGCCAGGTGCTGCAGCAGCGCCCGGTGCCGGCCATCAGTGCCGAGGCCCTGCAGGCCGCGCTGGCGCCGCTGACCGGCAACATCCTGCAGCGCGCACCGATCTATTCGGCGCTCAAGCAGGGTGGTGAACCGCTGTATGTGAAGGCCCGGCGAGGTGAAGCCATCGAGGCGCCTGAGCGCCAGGTCCAGGTGCATGCCATCGAGGTGCTCGAGCAGCAGCCCGACCGCCTGCACCTGCGGGTGACGTGCGGTTCGGGCACCTACATCCGCAGCCTGGCCCGCGACCTCGGCGAGGCGCTGGGCTGCGGCGCCCACATCAGTGCCCTGCGTCGGCTCTGGGTGGAGCCGTTCCGCGCCCCGGCCATGGTCACCCTGGACCAGCTGCGGGCGATGGTCGAGGCCGGCGACGAAGCCGGCATGGAAGCGCTGCTGCTGCCGCTGGCTGCGGGCCTGGCGGAGTATCCCCGGGTCGACCTCGATGCCGGACAGGCCCACCGCTTCTGCGTCGGCCAGCGCCAGCGTGATGCCGCGTGGCCGCGAGGGCTGGTGGCCGTCTACGGTCCGGACGAGGCTGTCCAGGGCCTGGGCCAGGTCGACGACAGTGGCCTGCTGGCCCCGCAGCGCCGGTTCAACCTCTGA
- the rpsO gene encoding 30S ribosomal protein S15, whose protein sequence is MSIDTQKVIEDNKRSSADTGSPEVQVALLTARIELLTGHFKTHKKDHHSRRGLLQMVNRRRSLLDYLKKKDVERYKALIEKLGLRR, encoded by the coding sequence ATGTCGATCGACACCCAGAAGGTCATTGAAGACAACAAGCGCAGCTCGGCTGACACCGGCTCCCCGGAAGTCCAGGTTGCCCTGCTGACCGCCCGCATCGAACTGCTGACCGGCCACTTCAAGACCCACAAGAAGGACCACCACAGCCGCCGCGGCCTGCTGCAGATGGTCAACCGCCGTCGCAGCCTGCTCGACTACCTGAAGAAGAAGGACGTCGAGCGTTACAAGGCCCTGATCGAAAAGCTTGGCCTGCGTCGCTAA
- a CDS encoding glycoside hydrolase family 18 protein produces the protein MLRQTLAGLALLIAAAVPAASHAAQPPIYGAYYPGGSSDRYPVSSIPADRLTHVFYAFSTIEAGRCTVGTEAPKNFAALAQLKRAHPHLRTLISIGGWGAGGFSDAALTEASRKRLVDSCMALFFDHYAGSFDGVDIDWEFPVSGGPEELAHRPQDRANMTRLAQAFRVALDAQGRKAGQPMLLTAALAAGRLQTDGPYDPAASYDLPALAKVFDFINLMSYDMGTGFSAVSTFNAPLHEVAADPLALELRRWNNVAGAVQYYRDQGVPAGKLVLGVPFYGRGFKVTGDATDGLYQAYSAPAEAGDWRVIRARYLGQPGWTKHWQPQAQSPWLYNAAEKIFISYEDPRSIGLRAQFAREQGLAGVFMWELTGDDEQASLLNAMLAPWHKARVGD, from the coding sequence ATGTTGCGCCAGACCCTGGCCGGGCTTGCCCTGCTGATCGCCGCCGCCGTTCCTGCCGCCAGCCACGCGGCGCAACCGCCGATCTACGGTGCCTACTATCCCGGTGGATCCTCCGATCGCTACCCGGTGTCGAGCATTCCAGCCGACCGGCTGACCCATGTGTTCTACGCGTTCTCCACCATCGAAGCAGGGCGCTGCACGGTGGGTACAGAAGCGCCGAAGAACTTCGCCGCCCTGGCGCAGCTGAAGAGGGCACACCCCCACCTGCGCACGCTGATCTCCATCGGCGGCTGGGGCGCAGGTGGCTTCTCCGATGCCGCGCTGACCGAGGCGAGCCGCAAGCGACTGGTGGATTCGTGCATGGCGCTGTTCTTCGACCACTACGCGGGGAGTTTCGATGGCGTGGACATCGACTGGGAGTTCCCGGTGAGTGGTGGCCCGGAGGAGCTGGCCCATCGTCCGCAGGACCGCGCGAACATGACCCGGCTCGCGCAGGCGTTCCGCGTGGCACTTGATGCGCAGGGACGCAAGGCGGGCCAACCGATGCTGCTGACCGCCGCACTCGCCGCTGGCCGCCTGCAGACCGATGGCCCTTACGATCCGGCCGCCAGCTACGACCTGCCGGCGTTGGCCAAGGTGTTCGATTTCATCAACCTGATGAGCTACGACATGGGCACCGGCTTCTCGGCGGTGTCGACCTTCAACGCGCCCCTGCATGAGGTGGCGGCCGATCCGCTGGCACTGGAACTGCGGCGCTGGAACAACGTGGCCGGTGCCGTGCAGTACTACCGCGACCAGGGTGTGCCGGCCGGCAAACTGGTGCTGGGCGTGCCGTTCTACGGGCGCGGTTTCAAGGTGACCGGCGATGCGACCGATGGCCTGTACCAGGCCTACAGCGCACCGGCCGAGGCCGGTGACTGGCGGGTGATCAGAGCGCGTTACCTGGGCCAGCCGGGCTGGACGAAGCACTGGCAGCCGCAGGCGCAGAGTCCGTGGCTGTACAACGCGGCGGAGAAGATCTTCATCAGCTACGAAGACCCGCGCTCGATCGGACTGCGCGCGCAGTTCGCACGGGAGCAGGGCCTGGCCGGCGTCTTCATGTGGGAGCTGACCGGCGATGACGAACAGGCCAGCCTGCTCAACGCCATGCTCGCACCGTGGCACAAGGCCCGCGTCGGCGATTGA